Below is a genomic region from Salmo salar chromosome ssa11, Ssal_v3.1, whole genome shotgun sequence.
CCTATTATTCAAATTTCCAGAGGATACAAATATACGCAACAAACTCTACATTTTTGTGGCTAGAAATGCATGCattggagcagagtcactattTAGTGAAATAATTTTGTGTGAAGACGTGTTGCAGGCCGCCATTTTTGTTACTGCCTCAAAAGTCTTTCGGGACTCCAGAATaggattttaaaaatatatttcccCGAATCGTGCCAATGTTCGACCaagaaattacaaaattacaattTAGGCTCCAGCGCGCAgctatttgcaacattgtttagaCATGGAGATTCGTTTAATCTAGTATTGAGGCGACCTTTTCCGTTCTCATTTAGACAGTGACTGGATATATATTGTTTCATGAGATAGCTACGATTATACTTTTTTCGGAAGAGGGAACGAAAAGGGGAACCTTGATTGATCATTGTTGCAGCCAGGCATTCTAAATGTGTGTCACTTCTTCTCGTAGTTTGACACCGAGATCTGGCATTTATCATTGACAATAAACGTAGAAACATTATGCTTCGAAGTTGGCTCAAGCTAGTCGCAGCCTGTCTCTGAAACGCCAGGTAACGTTTCTATTGGATGTAGCTAGCTGAAACTTGCAGCCTTCGGCTAGAAATTGATTCAAGACGAGTATAGGGCGACGGCTTGCCCTGCCCTGGATCTTCAACATTTAGTTGTGAAAATCGGTTTCGCGTCGTTATCTATCTGGCTTATTTAGTTAActagtgtatttgtatttatttattgtttaaacTAATATATTTGTTATTTCTATTTTGAGTTAATTTAATTTAGATCAAATATGTCATCTGCACGGTTTGATTCATCGGACCGGTCCAGTTGGTATTTTGGGCCGGTGTCGAGACAGGAGGCGCAGAATAGATTACAAGGACAGAGGCATGGCATGTTTTTGGTTCGGGATTCCTCTACCTGCCCTGGCGACTATGTGCTGTCAGTATCTGAAAACTCCAAAGTGTCCCACTATATCATCAACTCCTTGCCAAGCAAGAGGTTCAAGATCGGTGACCAAGAATTCGAGCTCCTCCCAGCTCTTTTGGAGTTCTACAAAATCCACTACCTGGATACGACTACACTGATAGAACCTGCCCCCAGGTAAGGAACTGTCATTCATAGGCTGCACCTGCGACCACAAACTACTCAAAGGAATGCAAGATATTTAGAATTCCAATTATTTGACACATTTCCTGATATGTGATTGACCTATTAGAAACCGATTCTGATGGTTGTACCCCATTTCAATCATAAACTATAGGCTACCACGCTTATACTTAATGAATAAGGGACCTGATTGACCTCTCTTGTAATGACAAGTCTAACAAGGAATTGTGTAGTTCCTTCCAGTGCTTCAGAGTTATTGTTGCTGCATAACCATTTGAACCTTGTCTAGTTGTATGTTCACAAAGAGGGTCACACTTTAAAAACAGTAGTGACTGCTATTTTGTGAGAGGAATGTATACATTTCCATCTAGTCAGCTGATGGTTTCAGTAGTTCAGCAGTAAAACTGCTATTATCTTGAAACAGTCTTTTGAAAATCTACATGTTAATCTGTATTTTATGCTCACCCTCCTGTCCAGGTACCCTAACACAGCGATAGGCACCGGCCCCATTCAGACGATGGGGGGCCCAGAGGACAACCTGGAGTATGTGCGAACTCTGTACGACTTCACGGGCAGCGACACTGAGGACCTGCCCTTCAAAAAGGGGGAGATCCTGATCATCCTGGAGAAGCCTGAGGAGCAGTGGTGGAGCGCCAAGAGCAAGGAGGGCCGTGTGGGCATGATCCCTGTGCCCTATGTGGAAAAGCTGGTGCGACCCTCCCCTCACCCTGGCCAGCCCCCTCACAGCTCCCGCAACTCCAACAGCTATGGCATCCCAGAGCCGGCCCACGCTTACGCCCAGCCTCAGACGCCCTCGCCCCTGCCTCCTGGCACCCCTGGAGCGGTCatcacccccctaccctccatgcaGAACGGGCCAGTCATGGCTAAGGCCATCCAGAAACGAGTGCCCTGTGCATATGACAAGACTGCCCTGGCTCTAGAGGTAGGAGTTCCTCACTTTCTGTTCTAGTATGGCTTTGTGAAGGGAGGCCTAAATGCTCCCAGTTGTCCCCTATTCTCATATTTGATTAGTTGGTTCACTATGTTGTGTACATTTTATTAGATTTAATGAGCTGGTACTGTGGAAGTTGCATTGTAGTTTGTCAGGAGCTATAGCCTGCAGCCACAGGCTGTGCCAAATATTATGCatcaagtcatttaaatacagtTGAGGTTGAGACAGTTCTGATGCAGCAAGCATATTCTGTCTTAAGtaatctcctttcctcccttttctCCTCCTATTCTCCGCTCTCTTCTCCTGACCAGTGGTATAGATTCCATCAATCAGCCGGTGTAGATTTTTCGTGAGGAAGCGCAAAGTAGTCAGCTTTTTCTGGAGTATAAATGCTGAGGGTGGCGGTGGGTGGCTCTGAGCTCTCTGGACGCCTCTCTCTATTTGTTAAGCTCATCCTCCAGAGCCAGCCGCTAGGTGTATTTGAAAAtagccacgggatggtttttcaatgcTGTTGAAACtgtttttcaatacatttctatattgttagctactttttaagtaaatacctgcagtcaaattgtacaatacgttaggagataaagcagattgcgttcttcatttcacctgtcacattattttacattttgaaGCTTActgtagttccccagaacagttgagccagtcatgtttgtttgtaaatagcacaacgggagaaagtgggagcaggtgagtccatctgtgtgtgtgacaggagcgcattttatattgaaagtcagatgtatttttatttttttgcttcaatagagtgatcagggacGTGCAACTATAGTTTATCTTCACAGAAAATATATTAGTGCAACACATTTGGCAGAAAATAGCTTCATTGTCATCAGATGCCAACAGAAGTGCAAAactatttggctggcagccacacaagtaaatgagcttacaatgaaaacgaaatgttttttttttttttttgccaaacaCAATGCgtggccatcatatttctaatgtttatcatagaaaaaaatctaaacagctacatttcaaaatgttttagCAGAGAAAAGTAAGCTAGCTACACCCAGAAAAGttgctacacatcagtcagagcgctgtctttTGATAGAATGCCCATTTGTGAATTCTCATCCGAGTGGAGTAGTGCGTCTGAAGCACAAAATTAGTTTGATGAGCAGAAATTACTATAAGAATAATTTTAGATCACCCCTTTGGATGAGTTATCTGTACAGCTtgatttccttgtgttttttgtCCTCCATTCTGGGACCCTCTGCTTCTCCCCTATCTTGTCAGAGCAGGCAGGCCCATTGCCCTAGTGACACCCACTTTATAAGCCGATTGCCTGTTTTTGCAATTCGTTTATGTTTGCTTGCGctcgttagcatatttagctagcagcctccatgGAAATTCGTTATTACTTGTGCtgattttgttagcattctggtaataggcttttttgtttttgttggccCTTGTGTACTAAGCCGGTAATACCGTAAATCCCAGTATGAGAGAAGGACTGCATGAGaatatgaaaatctgtttaacGCCCAACCCTGGCTCCCGCTCTCCCTAAGATCACCCCTGATGGACAGGTACCCCACGGGGAAGCTAGGGCCGATGACATGCCAAGTGGGTATCTAACACCACCACTCAAACTTCATTTTTGGTCTGTTTAACCATTGAAGTCAACTCTCTTGATTATTCTCTGTCGACCTCTTGCTCTGAGAGCGAGAACAATCCTGAGATtattcattaacctctctagggtatgtgggaagaaatcgtcccacctactcaacagccagtggaatcccgtggcgcgttattcaaataccttagaaatgctattacttcaatttctcaaacatatgactattttacaccattttaaagacaagactctcgttaatctaaccacactgtccgatttcaaaaaggctttacaacgaaagcaaaacattagattatgtcagcagagtacccagccagaaataatcagacacccatttttcaagctagcatataatgtcacataaacccaaaccacagctaaaagcagcactaacctttgatgatcttcatcagatgacacttctaggacattatgttatacaatacatgcatgttttgttcaatcaagttcatatttatatcaaaaaccagctttttacattagcatgtgacgttcagaactagcatacccaccgcaaacttccggtgaatttactaaattactcacgataaacgttcacaaaaaacacaattattttaagaattatagatacagaactcctttatgcaatcgctatgtccgattttaaaatagcttttcggcaaaagcacattttgcaatattctgagtagatagcccagccatcaccggctagctattttgacacccaccaagtttggccctcaccaaactccgatttactattagaaaaatgttattacctttgctgttcttcgtcagaatgcactcccaggacttctacttcaacaacaaatgttggtttggttcaaaataatccatagttatgttcaaatatcctctgttttgttcgtgcgttcaagacactatccgaagggtgacgaagggtgacgcacccgacgcgtttcgtgacaaaacatttcaaaatattccattaccgtacttcgaagcatgtcaaccgctgtttaaaatgaatttttatgcgatttttctcgtaaaaaagcgataatattccaaccgggagtcgttgttttcgttcaaagacgaaaaaataaaaacatggtgtcgcctcgtgcacgcgccttcagtctcattgttctctgatcgaccactatccaaatgcgctactgtttttcagccaggggctccaaaggcatcattcagcgttttgccgccttctgagagcctatgggagccgtaggaagtgtcacgttacagcagagatcctcagttatcaataaagagagtgtagaagcccaagaaatggtcagagggcacttcctgtaaggaatcttctcaggttttcgcctgccatatgagttctgttatactcacagacaccattcaaacagttttagaaactttagggtgttttctatccaaagccaataattatatgcatattctagtttctgggcagtagtaataaccagattaaatcgggtacgttttttatccggccgtgcaaatactgccccctaccctagagaggttaattagaGGGATGTGTTTTGTGAGTCAGGTCAGTTTGTTCTCATCATGTATCCTCCAGAGCAGATGGAAGGTTTGCGTTTAAATTCCCATCTGCCAGAAAG
It encodes:
- the LOC106563168 gene encoding crk-like protein — encoded protein: MSSARFDSSDRSSWYFGPVSRQEAQNRLQGQRHGMFLVRDSSTCPGDYVLSVSENSKVSHYIINSLPSKRFKIGDQEFELLPALLEFYKIHYLDTTTLIEPAPRYPNTAIGTGPIQTMGGPEDNLEYVRTLYDFTGSDTEDLPFKKGEILIILEKPEEQWWSAKSKEGRVGMIPVPYVEKLVRPSPHPGQPPHSSRNSNSYGIPEPAHAYAQPQTPSPLPPGTPGAVITPLPSMQNGPVMAKAIQKRVPCAYDKTALALEVGDIVKVTRMNISGQWEGEVNGRRGLFPFTHVKIIDPLNPDECE